The proteins below come from a single Oncorhynchus gorbuscha isolate QuinsamMale2020 ecotype Even-year linkage group LG12, OgorEven_v1.0, whole genome shotgun sequence genomic window:
- the LOC123991113 gene encoding cytochrome b5-like isoform X1: MEDKDENGHAVKYYRLSEIEERNSFKSTWIIINHKVYDVTTFLEEHPGGEEVLREQAGGDATESFEDVGHSSDAREMAANMVIGELHPDDRLKIDKPSEPLKETSSWWTNWLIPCLAAAVVTVMYQMYTSEK, from the exons ATGGAGGATAAAGACGAGAACGGACACGCTGTAAAATACTACCGATTGTCGGAAATCGAGGAACGAAATTCATTCAAGAGTACATGGATTATAATCAACCATAAAGTCTATGATGTCACCACATTTTTGGAGGAG CACCCAGGTGGAGAGGAGGTCTTGAGAGAGCAGGCCGGCGGCGATGCCACAGAGAGCTTTGAAGATGTCGGACACTCCTCAGATGCCAGGGAGATGGCTGCCAACATGGTCATTGGAGAACTGCATCCA GATGACCGACTGAAGATTGACAAACCTTCA GAACCACTCAAGGAAACCTCTAG TTGGTGGACAAACTGGTTGATCCCTTGTTTGGCTGCGGCTGTCGTCACGGTGATGTACCAAATGTACACGTCGGAGAAGTGA
- the LOC123991113 gene encoding cytochrome b5-like isoform X2 codes for MEDKDENGHAVKYYRLSEIEERNSFKSTWIIINHKVYDVTTFLEEHPGGEEVLREQAGGDATESFEDVGHSSDAREMAANMVIGELHPDDRLKIDKPSEPLKETSS; via the exons ATGGAGGATAAAGACGAGAACGGACACGCTGTAAAATACTACCGATTGTCGGAAATCGAGGAACGAAATTCATTCAAGAGTACATGGATTATAATCAACCATAAAGTCTATGATGTCACCACATTTTTGGAGGAG CACCCAGGTGGAGAGGAGGTCTTGAGAGAGCAGGCCGGCGGCGATGCCACAGAGAGCTTTGAAGATGTCGGACACTCCTCAGATGCCAGGGAGATGGCTGCCAACATGGTCATTGGAGAACTGCATCCA GATGACCGACTGAAGATTGACAAACCTTCA GAACCACTCAAGGAAACCTCTAG CTGA